A region of the Clavelina lepadiformis chromosome 9, kaClaLepa1.1, whole genome shotgun sequence genome:
TTAGCCACGTTCAATTTGCGGTATTTATTCTATTATATGCCACTCCACAGCTAATCCACCgatctaaaaataaaatattgaagtTTAAAGCTGAACTTTAAATTGAAGTTCAATTGCTTGTGTTTTCTAAAGAACTGTGATTGTGACGTTTAATTCATTGTGTGATTTATATTATGGGTGCTCATAATATGTTATGGTTAGTTTCACAAAAGAGCTAATTTCTAAtataaaagctaataaaagctaaaatttaatttctggTCACTTTATTGGAATGTAACTCAAACGATAACATAGTATGACGTGACAGTTCGTGCATTGTGATTGTTTTTGCAACCAGGTTGTTTCACACTTCCTAAACGTTGGAGTTTGTTCACAATCTCAGTGATCATTTCCTTTTCAACTATTCGTCCTGTCCTACAGGAACTTCGTTGTATTGTTCGGTTGTtacgttttcttgtttatttagTGAGTCACATCTTGCCTTTTGTTCCCAGCGGTGAGTTACGTTCTTATACTGAAGCGGTTGCGGGCGTCGGAAGAGCGAATAGCTACAATGACTGGCAAAAGAACTCAAAATATGAGACGAAAAGTGACCCGCATGGTGGCGGTATTGGTAGTTTGCTTCGTCATTTGCTGGCTGCCGTATCATATTCTTCAACTCTGTAAAATAAAAGGTGCGGTCGATTTTCATTGCAGACATTGTCAAAGCGCGTTTGTCGATTTCAAACTAACTCCAGAAAGCGAAGCAGtgtaaattaaattacaaattagcAATAACTTTGCATCACAAAACCTTTTTTCAATCTCTTATGCATTCCCATGTGTTAACAGGTTTCCAGGCTTCTGTTATGATCTGCAACGTGGTTGAGCAGTTTGTGGTGGCGCTGGCGTTTGCAAATTCTGCCATAAACCCGATTCTTTACAGTTTTCTCGGTCATAATTTTGGCGAACGTCTTCGCGAAAGCGTTAACCACACAAGACGACGTTTGCGTCGTGGCAGCTCCGCCACTGGCGTGTCGGGCCACCAAACACGCAGTCACACTGAGCATGCTGTAAGTATTGAAagatttcttttaaaatcGCAACAATATTCTGTTtgacataaaaaataattttgttcagGACCCCGagaaatttaatatttttattctcaAATCAAAGGCATATGACTAAGGCATGTTTACATCGGATCCGTATGTTAGAAGTTTTTTGGAAGTAACATTACTCCCGAATCCAACACTCATACTTATGCGTAAAAACAGTAAACACTTTAAAATGCAGGGCCACTCATTATTTCCGAGACGTTTCAGTCAGCTGGTGGGCTTTCGTCGAGGTTACCGTAACTCAGCCAGCGGCGAAGGCAACCCGGTACAAATTGATGACAACGACCACAGTGAAGGACGCAGAGTAAAATTTGGCATCCCTTTGCGTGACTTGAATAAAAAGCGAGAACGGCAATACGAGAAAACCGAGGTGATTGGTTTAAATGGTTTCTGCGTGTGGTATAATCTCGATACTAATCATGGAAATTTGACTTTAAGACGCCATTTTCATCAAGCTTTAGTTTGGTGTTGTCTTTCAAACAATGTGGATAAATTTAAtatcaattttaaacaaaaatgttttaaacatcgttacactttttatttcacaTCATGACTTCATCCAGCACTTGACAATAAACTGAGGCAATAACCTAAActatacaaataaatatttacaatgtatacctaatatatacaataatgaagtatatatttatataataaataagctAAACTGAGGCAAGAACTTATACAAATCTTGAATTGTTTGTGAAAAACCTTAAAGTATTACATCGACTTTATTCCACCAACACGAATTTGATTGCCTTTTGCAGAATGCAACCGCGTTTACTTCAAACCCGACAGAGCTGACCAGAGTCACCGTGGACAAAGAAACGCCCAAGAAATCCAGCTTTTCTGAAGCGGATACTGTCTGAAGGTttagagaaaaataaaacaaaaaaatctgaacacgTTATTTCTCAACAACGGAAATACGTGTTAGATGTTCTACCAGTGACCCGAGTCATGTATTTCCTTTTGTTACAGCAAGCTAATAccttgttttacttcattaCAGTATATAGGACATGCACGCGTCCGCTTCCTGCTAATATTTcacattaaaaacaacaacaatgaaatcaTCTGATCACGTGTCTTCCAGCAGGCTGCTAACCTCCCACGCCGTATCTTCCGCGATCTTCATTGTGCAATCGCcgttatttttcaattgttgaTGCATTATAGAGACTTTTTTTCCTGCGTCATGATGGTTTGTTTTCTGTAATTAAAACCCTTTTTGCCTTATTTTTTTATGGACGTTACGCCTATTTATTTGTCGATATGGCAAAAACCTGAAAACTGTCTCAcacatttgttaaaaacaacttcGTTTGTATCTGAATGAACGTCATTAACGTTAATACCCGCTGTAAACACTTTATGGTACCATTGCAGAATACAGGTTATTCCAATAGACCCATATTTGTTTCATGTAAACAAAGTTAACCATATTGCTTAAGAGGTTCGAATTGCATCATATTATACTGATATTTCTTTGTCTTGTGTAGCGCTTTATTTTTACGAACGGCTAAAACTCTTCAAACGTTTGATTTCGTTagctttttgtgaaaaattctTTATGTTCCTTTTATTTCATTGTCACAAGAATTTTGCTCATATACAATAAAATGTGATTGTGCATGTGCTATCTCTGGTCGTGTGGGCGTCACACATAGGGGCGAGTCGAACACAAACAATAAGATGACTGATCCATGAAGTGTAACAATGTTGGTCATTGTGTACAGCTCTTTGATAACGTGGTTATTGCAATAACGGATCCGTTATATATGAAAATCGTTatctgattaattatttttgtgctTATGCTGTAGGAAACGTGGACATGACATTTATTTCCTACGATTTGTTGTTGCAGTACTTCGTATAgcgcagtggttcttaaccttttttctATCAAGCCCCCCTTCAATAATGGTCATTTGCCTCGCGCCCCCCTAGATTTTAAATAAGTATCATACTAACAAAATCGCAGTTTTGTCTGTTTATTGTACATATCAGTGAGATACTTGACACTGCTTCTTAGCGACTAGATTTTTAATGCGAGGTTTAACTACAGAGGACACGAGGTTTAACTCGTAGGAcattaaagaaattaaaaaaaattgaaattgttgtAGAGCTCGCGCCCCCCCTGAGAGATGCTTCACACCCCCCTGGGGGGGCGCGCCCCCctggttaagaaccactggtaTAGCGGCTATAGTCTATAAACCCATAAGCTGTACGTGGTGAACTAGAGGGTTATAAGAGctataaaaagttgaagcattaataaaaattaccTTCCCCGATAAACTTACTGTTAGCTattgtttgatttaaagcCAACTTGTTTTGAGATCTCCACTTCAAACTTATGCCGCATAgaagattaaaattttctttatctATCTCCGATCGtgaaagattttctttttgtctgttttttcCCGCACAGGCTGCGCATCTGAAAATCGCATTGAAAAGCGGTAGCCTATGATCGCTTTCGCATTCTGCCCTTTCCAAGTAACAAGCTCCAATTCGACGAACCGAAAACGAGCTTTCACAACATTATGAAATGATATTTAACTCACAATGATGTATACTTGTGACATGATAAGCATTTCCATCAACGCGTACAACGATGACACCGCAAAACTAAGCATTTTATGTGTATAGTAATCATATATGGTTAAACTCCTACAAGAGtttcatgaaataaaacacaagTAGCTGAAAACGAAACGTTTTATGAAAATCTGTTTTCCTACAAAAATGTGTGTCCTTCTCCGTCGTCAAGGTTTTCTTCATCAGCAGAATCAATTTTGTTATAGTGGATCTTTTCATGGCTTCTTAGGTCTACCTTTACCTTAAAGGATTTGGAGCAAACGTCACACTTGTGTGGCCGCTTATCAGTATGCCGCATGCGATGTGACGTCAGATATGCCCGAGCACTAAATTCTTTGGAACAAATTTCACATCGATGGGGAGATTCATCAGAATGTGACGTCATGTGAAAATTCAAAGCTATTCGTGACGCATATGCTTTGTTGCAATTATCACATGGAAATTTTGTTTCGTCATGTGAAACACTGTGCTCTCGTAAACTTGCGTTTGTGGAAAACGACTTTTCACAAACTGAACAGACGTAAGGTTCTATACCAGTGTGAGATCTTTCGTGGCAATTTAAGTCGGATTTCCGACAGAAAGATTGGCTACAAAACTGGCACACATGCTCACGGACTTGAGAATGACACTTAGAATGTTTTTGAAGTTCGAATTttctcttaaaatttttttcacaaattttacagGAAAACGGTCGTATGTCACTATGACTTACTTTGTGGAGTCCAAATTCGTGTTCTGTTACAAAGCACTTGGCACAAACTTCGCAAGAAAACGGTTTAACTCCCAAATGTCTTTTCATGTGTTCTTCCAGTTTTgatttgtttacaaaaagcTTGTCGCAAATCGaacaagaaaatttcttttctttgcgaAGATGTGACTTCTGTATCTTTAAACTTCCTTCGATACCAGAATCTATTTTACTAGTGAGATCACTTGGTGGTCCTTCAATATGAGCCTTTGTATGAAGAGTGAAGCCACGTATACTTCGCAATTGTTTGTCACAAAAAGGGCAAATATATTTAGGCTGTTCCAAATGTGATTTTTCATGGACCTGGAGGGCAGCTTTagttttgaaagatttttcaCAAACTTGACAGATAAAAGATCGTATTTCGTTATGTCTTGAAAGATGATGCAATCTAATTTCTCCCTTTGATCTAAATCGTTTACCACAAGTTTCGCAAGAATGAGGTTTGATATCCAAATGCCCTTGGACGTGATATTGTAATGTTGATCTCGATGTGAAAGTTTTCTCGCATGTTCGGCAAGAAAAAGGTTTCTCCTCACTGTGAGTCTGCATATGACTTTTCAAACCAGACTTGGTGGCTAAAGTTTTGCTACAAACTGAGCATGAATAGTCCTTGTTCCTTGTGTGTTGCTTTGCATGCAATCGTAAACCAGCTTTCCATGCAAAGGCCTTTCCACAGGTGGGACAAATGTAAGGTTTTTCGCCAGTATGACTGTTAAGATGGTCTTTCAAGGAGCCTCGTTCCTTGTATGTTTTGCTgcagatatcacaagaatacctCGGACCGGGTTCGTTACTTGAGTGGTATAACATATGAGCATTTAATTGCTCTTTCCATCTGTACTTCCGGTCACAAATCGAGCATACATATGGGGTTTCCCCTGTGtgaatgcgcatgtgacgtttCATGTGGCCAAGAGATGCAAATGACTTTTCACACACTTGGCAGGAATAAGGTTTTCGGAATTCATGAACACTTGCAATATGCAGTTTTAGCACGGCAGcagtacaaaatgttttctcaCAAACTGAACAAGGAGGCGATCTTTTGTTTTCGTGAGAATTCTTGTGTTTAATCATACTTGAGTTAGTTTTAAAACCTCGCTCACAGACGGGACAAGTAAATGGTCTTTCGTTTGAGTGTGTTGCTCGGTGTTTTTTCAAATACTGTCTATTCACGAATCTTTTCTCACAGACATCACACACATGCGACTTCACACCAAGATGAGTTGCTTCGTGTCGTTTTAAAGTCCTGCTGCTGGAGTAGCTTTTGTCACAAGTCTTGCAGATGAACGATTCCTGCTTTTCATGAACATATTTATGGTGGCTCCGAAGTGAGCTTTTTGTAAGAAgctttttattgcaaatttcGCAAGCAAACGATGCCTTCTCCTTATTCAAGTATTTCGTGCTTTTTAAAGGGAGTCTGC
Encoded here:
- the LOC143470157 gene encoding uncharacterized protein LOC143470157: MEAAGEVRFGVNDGVMDGISKVNSASRLTNDDENCLLGSENNAILTESIKSKDTPRHPESCFSTTEGSTDTQEKCRLPLKSTKYLNKEKASFACEICNKKLLTKSSLRSHHKYVHEKQESFICKTCDKSYSSSRTLKRHEATHLGVKSHVCDVCEKRFVNRQYLKKHRATHSNERPFTCPVCERGFKTNSSMIKHKNSHENKRSPPCSVCEKTFCTAAVLKLHIASVHEFRKPYSCQVCEKSFASLGHMKRHMRIHTGETPYVCSICDRKYRWKEQLNAHMLYHSSNEPGPRYSCDICSKTYKERGSLKDHLNSHTGEKPYICPTCGKAFAWKAGLRLHAKQHTRNKDYSCSVCSKTLATKSGLKSHMQTHSEEKPFSCRTCEKTFTSRSTLQYHVQGHLDIKPHSCETCGKRFRSKGEIRLHHLSRHNEIRSFICQVCEKSFKTKAALQVHEKSHLEQPKYICPFCDKQLRSIRGFTLHTKAHIEGPPSDLTSKIDSGIEGSLKIQKSHLRKEKKFSCSICDKLFVNKSKLEEHMKRHLGVKPFSCEVCAKCFVTEHEFGLHKVSHSDIRPFSCKICEKNFKRKFELQKHSKCHSQVREHVCQFCSQSFCRKSDLNCHERSHTGIEPYVCSVCEKSFSTNASLREHSVSHDETKFPCDNCNKAYASRIALNFHMTSHSDESPHRCEICSKEFSARAYLTSHRMRHTDKRPHKCDVCSKSFKVKVDLRSHEKIHYNKIDSADEENLDDGEGHTFL